A genomic region of Ensifer adhaerens contains the following coding sequences:
- the hisG gene encoding ATP phosphoribosyltransferase has translation MTITIALPSKGRMKDDASAIFERAGMKIVAVGNDRSYRGRVEGSDDVEIAFLSASEISRELGNGSIDFGVTGEDLVREGLANADARVEFCARLGFGHADVVVAVPEIWYDVDTMADLGDVAADFRARHGRRLAIATKYWRLTQNHFSGSHGIQLYRIVESLGATEGAPASGSADIIVDITSTGSTLKANHLKILTDGVILRSEACLVRARKPVHDGDPVVARVVAAVRSVL, from the coding sequence GGCGGATGAAGGATGACGCCTCGGCGATCTTCGAACGCGCCGGCATGAAGATCGTTGCCGTCGGCAACGACCGCTCCTATCGCGGCCGGGTCGAAGGTTCGGACGATGTGGAGATCGCGTTCCTGTCCGCTTCCGAGATTTCCCGCGAGCTTGGCAATGGCTCGATCGATTTCGGCGTCACCGGCGAGGATCTGGTGCGCGAGGGGCTTGCCAATGCCGACGCCCGCGTCGAGTTCTGCGCCCGTCTCGGCTTCGGCCACGCCGATGTCGTCGTCGCCGTGCCGGAGATCTGGTACGACGTCGATACCATGGCCGATCTCGGCGACGTTGCCGCGGACTTCCGTGCCCGCCACGGCCGCCGCCTGGCGATCGCCACCAAATACTGGCGGCTGACGCAGAACCACTTCTCCGGTAGCCACGGCATCCAGCTCTACCGCATCGTCGAAAGCCTTGGTGCGACCGAAGGTGCGCCTGCGTCCGGCTCCGCCGACATCATCGTCGATATCACCTCCACCGGCTCGACGCTGAAGGCGAACCATCTGAAGATCCTGACGGACGGCGTGATCCTGCGTTCGGAAGCGTGCCTGGTGCGAGCGCGCAAGCCTGTTCACGATGGCGACCCCGTGGTGGCGCGGGTTGTCGCGGCAGTCCGCAGCGTGCTTTGA
- a CDS encoding glutathione binding-like protein: MADLSAFPITKRWPAKNPDIIQLYSLPTPNGVKVSIALEELGLPYEPHRVAFDANEQKSPEFLSLNPNGRIPAIIDPNGPEGKPIGLFESGAILIYLAEKTGKLLPVDAAGRYETISWVMFQMGGIGPMLGQFGHFFKFAADKVANNSYPVERYRDESKRLLGVLEARLEGRQWLMGDEYTIADIATYPWVEGARRFYGGADVLDYKAFPNVMAWVERGLSRPAALKGMEVPRKE, encoded by the coding sequence ATGGCCGATCTTTCCGCCTTTCCGATCACCAAGCGCTGGCCGGCGAAAAACCCCGATATCATTCAGTTATATTCGCTGCCGACGCCGAATGGCGTGAAGGTCTCGATCGCGCTCGAAGAGTTGGGCCTGCCCTACGAGCCTCACCGGGTCGCCTTCGATGCCAACGAGCAGAAATCGCCGGAATTTCTCTCGCTCAATCCGAATGGCCGCATCCCGGCAATCATCGATCCCAACGGTCCGGAGGGAAAGCCGATCGGTCTCTTCGAGTCCGGCGCGATCCTGATCTATCTGGCGGAAAAGACTGGAAAGCTGCTGCCGGTGGACGCGGCCGGCCGCTATGAGACGATCTCCTGGGTGATGTTCCAGATGGGTGGCATCGGTCCGATGCTTGGTCAGTTCGGCCATTTCTTCAAGTTTGCGGCCGACAAGGTCGCCAACAATTCCTATCCCGTCGAGCGTTATCGTGACGAATCGAAGCGTCTTCTCGGCGTGCTCGAAGCGCGCCTTGAGGGGCGGCAATGGCTGATGGGCGACGAATACACGATTGCCGACATCGCAACGTACCCTTGGGTCGAAGGCGCTCGCAGGTTCTATGGCGGCGCCGACGTCCTGGATTACAAGGCCTTTCCAAACGTGATGGCCTGGGTCGAGCGCGGCCTGTCGCGGCCTGCGGCTCTAAAGGGCATGGAAGTGCCGCGCAAGGAATAG